In Lathyrus oleraceus cultivar Zhongwan6 chromosome 2, CAAS_Psat_ZW6_1.0, whole genome shotgun sequence, the DNA window AAAATTATTAATAGCAACATAATAACCCCTATAAATAAAACAATAATCCTTTAATATCACATTGTCCTAATTCAACACGCTTCACTTGCATCAATTTTATCATGTTATGATGAAACCAGATAAACCATTTTAGAATTAAGATAAACTATTTTAGAATTAAGTTAATTAATGTATAGCAACTAAAGACACCGAGCCATATACCCATATGTAAATAAGAAACAACACTTGAGTAGAAGTACCTGGCTGAATGCCGGAGTGTAGTCATGTTTAAAATTCAATTTCTTTAAAAGAGGTATGACATCAGAACTTTGTGGATAAGTGACACGAGGAGCATTTACTCTGTTAAGTGGAATAAATGTAACGCGTCCACCTTTTTGTCGATTAAGATGTTTAATTATCTCAGTTGACTTGTCGTCATTTTCAACAACCACGTGAAACAAGCTGTTAAAACAAAGTTAAATTAAGAAATCAAGCCAAATATACAAAATTATAAAATCCAATAAAAAGATCAGGCCAGAAACAAATACTAGAGTTGATAAAATGAAAAACTACATGCTATGGATGTGCCAAATCTATCCCATCCCCTTATCCAAAACAAAAATACACTATGAACATGACACGTGGTAAAACATGTTTATTCAAAGAATTACAGGGAGACCTGTTTCCTGCAGTCACTTCAACTGCGGTGAAAAATTTTTCATCACAGTTCAGCAACTCAATAATTGGACCATGAACTCCCGAGATGTTATAACTTTTGCAGATCTTCCGAACTGAATTCAACCCTCTTCTAACATCCTGCATATTATAGTAGAGTGTCAAACACGGTGATGTATAATCATGCCAACCTACCCTGAGAATATGTCTATAGAAACATCATCATAACAGATCATCTCAAAACTGGACAGATAATAATAGTGTACATTTTTATCAAATGCTAAGTAATCAACATTGTTCAATCTTTAGATAAACAAAACACTGAGATCCATAATAGGTTTGACTCTTCTCTTGACCCCTCCATGCCATGGTGGGATATTTGTAGCAACGCGTTACCCATTTTAGCATATTAAAAAATAAGAAGTACTGCCAACACAGACTAGAATCACTTTACTTCATTTATCACTTAAATGTCGTATCATTTTTGGAGGTAAAGAGTCTCTGCAGTTTCTTTTGGACTAGAAGTTATTGCATCTATATGATGTAAAGATACTTGTAAAAACACCTAGAGGAAAAGtcaatattatttatttatttttagaaTGACATAAATTTACATCTATGAACACATGTTTATTTCTTTCAGACAGGGTATTATGTAGTATGCACAAATCATTGAAATCAAAACTATATGCAATAAACAAGCACAGAGCACCTCACAGGTAGTGAAAGGTGCAATGTCTTGGGAATACACAAGGGACCTTTACATTTTATGCATGGAGTATCACGTTAAAAGAAGCTTTTAAGATGGGCTACTCACGCCAGGAATTGCATTATCAAGACTCTTTTCAGCCTTTTCAACTTCTGCTCGCAGTTTATCAATTTCAGCAGTTAATCCATTCTCTTGGTTCCATAAAGACCTGTAATATAATAATATCAATTCATAAGAAATATCTCATTGACAATGAAAAGTAAGAAGTAATGTACTTTTTCTCCACTTAGTTTTGCTACAATCCATCCTACACTTTCATTGTAGGATAACTTCTGTTTTACAATTCGTTTTTCATCCACAAAAAACACACAAACATCACAAAAAACGACAGGATATACGAACTTCCTGTTTTACAATTCGTTTTTCATCCACAAAAAACACACAAACATCACAAAAAACGACAGGATATACGAACTTCCTCTTGTCATGAAGCCTATCTCTCTTTTCTTTATAAATATTAAACCCTTCACGTGACTGAGCAATTTGAGATTCCATAGAAGTAATATTCGATCTACGGTTCTGGACATTCTCATCACAACCATGGATTTCATCCTTAAGCCGTTCAATTTCTTCCATCAGCTTTTTCTCCTGTGGTGCAAAGCAAAAATCAAAAACatgaaagaaagcatgacaaGAGACCAAAGTTTCTGTAACAGTACAGGACAATGGTAAGGGGTATTGATAAAGTAATCAAAAGAGGTAACTTTTGCATATAAAAGTGTGTATTTATTACTTTTACAAGTGTTTGACGGGTATTTTCAAGACAAATTTTCTTTTTATAGATTCCTTGAACAATGCCCTTAGGGCACTTGTTAGCATGACCATTAAATAAAAACTCAAATAATTGCTCTGGTGGTTGCACTATTTTGCGTTTTTTAATTCCAAAATTCCTATAATATCCTAACCAAAAAGCCTTAATGTGATCTTAATGGATTTTATGGAATTTTGCATCTTACTCTCTATCTCACCGCAACTGCCTTAATTTGGACTAGCGGCTGCAAAACCTTGTTCTGTATAACCCGAGGGCTGCTTGGGCACTATAAGACGCTACTTTTTTAAATAGGCTATAGCACACTATTTACTATAGTCAAAGTTCCACTACCTTCATAAAATACTCGGTTGACACAATTTAATAAATCAATCTTAATAATACAAGTATTTTATGAAGGTAGTGGAACAGCCAATAAGATGTATGAACATAACATGGAATTTAGGAAGTGGGAAATATGAAAAACCTATTTATATAATCCAATTCTTAATAACTAGTCTATATAAAAACTTCCATTTAGCAGTTAGAGAATACTTTTACTAATATAGCTCTCGTAATCTATAGAAAAACCTATTTATATAATCTAACTCTTAAAACAAGTATTTGCTTTTACTAATAAGAGCGAATAACAAAATTCAAGTGTTTGACAGAATGCTGGCAGTAGTTTAGAAATTCAAGCCTGTTATAAGAAATTGACAGTAGTTTAGAAATTCAAGCCTGTTATAAGAAATTGACAGTAGTTTAGGAAGGCAGGTTTTCATAATCTGAGGCAAAGTATACTTCAAAAGCAAAAGTTAGCTGGCTTCTGCTTTTTGattcataaaaaataataaacataaaacATTTAGAAAAAATTCAATTGGATTTCATTGAAACATGTATGCATAAAAATGTATATGCAATGGAGCTCATAAAATTAACAGAAAGCTGGTTAATAGCCCAAACAAAAGGTGATAACTCTGCGTCAAAGAAAAAACAGTATTTTGTCAATAATTCAGAACAACTGGTGCCACTAAATGAATACTTGCCTGTGTTGTGTTTGAAGAGAGCACCCGTTCAAGATCCTTAATCTCCCTTTGAAGCCACTTATCACGAGCAGCTTTActtgaaaattgtgttgcacgTCCTTGCTTTTGATAGAGTATACTGAGTTTCTTCTCGCGCTCCATTATTCTAACAATTCATAATCTTGTAAGTAATAAGATTCAAATAAAAAACTGTTGATATATGTGAAGATAAATGATATTTCTATCATGTATCCTGATTATTCCAAATTGTATTGTTAATTGAGaaacatacacacacacacataggGAGACATTAACAAACAAAACAGGAGGTCAAAATGCATGCACCAGGAAGGTTAAATAAATTATACTTTACTGAAGCATATCAGTAGACAAGTACAACCACAGCATACCGCTTGGTAATGTCTTTTTCTTTCTGAACTAGATCATCGTATGAAGGACTGATTTTGTCAAGTTCATCCATTGAGCCTTGAATTTTATTCTCAAGTATCTTCAGTTGTTTTGCAGCATCTGCCTAAAACCATGTAGGTAAAAGTAAAACATGAACAGAACTAAACCATTTAAAAGAACTCATAACATTATATCATCATTAGAATAATACTTTGGCACGGATATTTCCAGAGATCTTCTCTCGTAAGTCTTTGGCATCAAGCTCAAGCTCTGTGTGCTTCTTTATTGCTTTTGTTCGTTGCTTTTCAATAACTTCTTTTTCTTTGATAAAGCTTTGAAGTTCCTTTGTTATATCTTTCAAATTACTCTCCAAATCTTTGGATTTCTCATGTGCATCAAGAACCTCGTTATACTTCTTTGCTGATATTTCAGAAACCTTGGTTCGTGCTTCTTCTATCTAAAACCACAAGAGTCAAGCAATTACCATTAGGCATCAGAAAATCCAATAGAGTAAAACCAGAATAAAAATGTCTAAAAGACTAGAACGATATAAATTTGACATTTTGATTTTTGTTTGATCTATAAAGACCAACAACAAAAATTTAAGTGTACAATTTTAAACTGCAAATAACTGCATTGAATATCCGAGAGCATTTTACAAAGTCCATAGTAGGGGGAAAAAGGAACATGTAAGGCTGATTGGGAATGGAAAATGATGAAATAGAGATGAGACAATTACAGGAGAGAAAGGGAGTGGTGACAGAGTAGCCAACTGCCAGAAGACTAAGAAGCGAAAGATTTGGGTATGAGAAACAGATGTTTTTACTAGTCTGGTCTCTCTAAAATGTGACAAATTTAGAGAAGTCAACTAAGTTGGAAGATCATTACTTTGCTACTACTATAATGCCCAGGGCATTATACTCTCTACATGATCTAGCTTCAGAGTTGTCAAACACCAGGTTTAATTCGCAGATTTCTTGACAACCACTATGACAAATTTGTGAAAAACAGCAGCACCAAGGCGCTTCATAGCAGAAATGGAAGCTTAAAATGTTGGAATTTTGGCCTTTCGCCCATGTTCCCCCATTCCTATTCGATAACATTGTTTGGTTTCTACTTTTATCAAAGTTGTTACTTTCCTCCACTTTTCAAGCAAATTAATGACAGGCTAGTCAGTGGTACAATGATTTTGAAAGTTTCATGTccaaagaagaaaaaaaaaggaattaTTGGTGACAGTTAAGTGAATGAATGGCAGTTATTTTATTAAGCAGTTAGGACAGTTATTTTTTATCAGACAAATAGATTATGAGGGCAGTTTTGTTTTATTTCTATATGTATGGGTGGCAGTTATTATTCTGGTAGGTAATTTCTGATTGTATGTTTGAGAGAGGATAACTACCTGACTCTGTAAGGGCTTAGGCCTGTAAATTGTGTTGTGTTAAAAATCACACATTGGATAAGATATGGCATGAACATGTGTGGGGGCAGTTTTATCCTTACAAACGGATTTAGTAAAGTTGAGTTAGGTCCAATCCAAAATTCTAAGATTGTATTCTATTTCTGGTTTAGTCCAGAACTGTTATCATTATTAAAACCTACACATTAGTCTGTGCAATCCCTTAGTCTAACAATTCACAGTTGTGCACCTGATGGAGGTATATTAAGTACTCAAGTATATGCCACTCTGTCTATTTAACTACACCCAAGAAAATATTAATTGAAAACAAAAAGGAGGTCTTCATCAGAATTTGTTATAACATTTTCAGTCTTATCTCAGCATTATTTTGAACTATACGTCACGGATAAAAAAAAACATATCATCCCCAAAATGGATGTGATTGACAATCCAATCATCAAGGAAGAAATAGATTCACAGATAATACACGGAAAAAAATCATTCAAAAATTATAATAAATGTGGAAACATTTATATGGATAACCTCTGCAAGTTTTTGCCGAGCATCTTGAACTTCTTTGTTAAATATGGCATATTCCAAGGATTTTCTCTCCTTGTCAAGGTGCTGATATTGTCTAAGTTCCTCTTTCTCCTCATCTAGTTCCTTCAATCTCTCGTCTAAATACTGTACAACTTGGAtaatttgttttcttttgttaCCTGTCTCACAGCAAAATACATGATATTAACAAAATCTATTACAAGATATTAAACTTAAAAAATCagaaatttaaaaataaaaagtaGGGAAGACTTGCCTGTATCCTGCATTATTTTCAAACTTTCACGACGCCTTTCCTCATAAACTCTAGTACCACCTATTTCCTTCAGTAAATCCAATCGTTCAGAGTCTTTCATCAAGGTTAGGGATGCTATCTAGGCAAAGAGCAGGAAATGAGCAAGTTTAGTAATTATTTCAAAGTTTATCAACATAGCAATTTTAAAAACCTATGTGCAGCACCATCAGCATGCACCAATACCTTTCCTTGTTGTACAACATAATATGGATTTGAGCGAGAGAACCCAGCACTTTCCAGTAAATTCATCACTTCGGTTTTTCTGCAAATTGTTTATCATCTTTCTTTAGGACGGGTAAATAAATACTCAAAATAACCAAAGAACATAAGATAAAATGTCaatttaatataaaaaatgaatttaTAGTATATGCTTCTATGTCTTAATCCATTACACTCACGTTATGTGTTTCCCATCTAGAAAATACTCATCCTTTTTCAAACCAATTGTCCGGCGTAAGTGCACTTCCTCCTTGTCAACCTATTCACCAAAATAATGTACATGCACAAATTTCACAATTATGTGTTATCAAAGATAAAGCATGTAACcataaagaaaataaaaaggaAAGCTCATAGGGTGCTATGTAAAAATAAGTACATCGCCTAGCACAGAACGAGAGACTTTGCAAACAACTTAGATAAAAGGatatttaatataaagcaagtTATAAACAAATGAAATTGCATTAGACATTTTTTCAAATAAAACTCTGACCGACCCTAGAAAACCATATCATTAATTTATCAAATTGCTTCTCAACTTGAGGAAGATAGTAGGAAGTAAGTACAATCAAAAACCCTGAGAACAATGCCAAAAACATCCATAAATGGAATAAGAATAAAAAACTCCATAGAAAACAGATGAGCTACAAATGATACATAATATTAAAAGAGGAAAACCCATGGCGTAGAGCTCAGTGGAAAGAACGGATAAATACCCAACCCAACCATCCGCCATTTAGAAAGGTAGAGATTGATATAATAAACGGCTGAAAAAATTAGATATCAGAAGCTTCGCAAGTATGGTCTGTCAAAAGTTTCTGGATAAAGTCATTTTCTTTGCGATAGCAATCATGCAACAGGATACAATTTATGCACAATGATAGACTCGTTAAGTTTGTGTATCAAAGGAGAAAAAGGATAATAGGCCTGAGAACACAAGTCTCCAGAAGGAGGGACAGCAAGGTATGAAGGAAGGAAAGGGGAGAAGTTAGAAGGCTTAACAGAAAGAACCACTGGCAGGTAGGCTTAACAGAAATATCCTTTACAAATAGAAATGAAActattattttcaaaatattacCGGGATACGATTGTCTGAGTTATCAAACACGATCTCCACAAAAGCAGATAAAACCGGGTGTCCAGCCCCTTCCTGTAAAGAGAAATAATCATTTAAGTATTACTGATTATACTGTTTGATCGGTGATAGGTAGCAACCACAACATTAGAAATGTAAGAGGAAGTTTGAACTGTGTCATACATGGAGTAGGGCATGCCTATCCTCATTGCGAAGGTTCTGAAAGAGATCACTTAATACAAAACGAATGGCTATGTACAAAAGAAAAGGGGGGAAACAAGTGTCAAATTCAAGGCGAGCAACTTCACAAAATAGTGAAAGCTGGACAAGTAATAAGTATAGTGGCATGGAAAATAACAATTTCCTTACCATGGAAAAAATTTGTTTTACCAGATCCATTAGCACCAACTGCAAAAAAAATAGCAAGCAAATAATATTGATGTTTCTCAGAAATATAATCAATGCCCATTAATTTAACCTAAACATGAAAGATGCAAAATAACAGTTTGAAAGAAATTCACATTAAATTAGATGGAAGAAGAATCATCAGAGTATAAATAAGTAATGAAAATGAAGAGAATGTAGTGAACAAAAAATGTACTTCCCAAACAGGATTATTTTTACTAGCCCCCTTCCAGAAATAGTTTAATAAGTAAATCTTATTTTGGTAAAAACCCTACTATACTATCTACGTCATCTTCCAAACAGGATTCCTTTTGTTAGGAGCCCTAACAACTTTCAGTAGCCCCGGTTAGGAAATGGAACCAAGAGTTTGTTCTAAAGTGAAGTCTTCTGTTTGGATTTTGGATAATAATATTCAATGGAATCACAACCTTAATAAAGCACTTTCTAATAAAAATGTAGTCATACACTTCTCAACCAATACTATTAACCAGTTCTACATTGCTCCGATGATGTGGAAGTGTGCATATTTTGCGATTACTCAGTGTTATGATTGGGGATAAACTGCAACTGCTGCACCTTATATGGGTCAGAGGGGTGTTTGTAACTTCTTCATGGTGCCAAGATAGTGGGTTGTTTTAGATCTATTCCTTGTTAAAAATGAAATTGGCAAGCTATGAATTTGTAATGAGTATTTTTGTTTCTCTCCACCTTGTTACTATTGAGACAATACATACTGTCAACATTTGTGCTTCTGTATTAGAGTATAAGGTTCATCTCTTGTAATAGGAATTGGACTAAGGCCCACTTCCCCTCACTCTACATCAGGTCTGTTTCATAACAGTCTGCTCAACGTGGTCTTCTGCTAACTCCTGCCAACTTAAGCATGCCCATCACCATCACAGgcttttgtgatgctgattgggccTCAGATCCTGACGACAGGAGATCCACTTCTAATGCATGCATCTTCCTAGGGCCAAATCTTGTGTCATGGTGGGCTAAAAACAAACTTTGGTTGCTAGGTCAAGTGCTGAGGCAGAGTATAGAAGTCTTGCACATATTACTGCTGAGAGATCCTATGGCTGCAATCTTTGCTACTTGAATTCAAAGTCAGACATCAAGTTCCTAAAGTCTTATGTGATAACTTGAGTGGTGTTTGTCTAGCTCACAATCATGTTTTGCATTCCAGGACCAAACACATGGAATTGGACATTTTCTTTGTCATGGAGAAAGTCATCAACAAAAGCTTGGTTGTAACACACATTCCTGCCTCTGATCAATGGGCAGATGTTCATACAAAACCTCTATCAAACAATAGGTTTCTTTTTCTTAAGAGAAAACTAGTGTTTGACAAGTTCACACTTGACCAACCACCCTAAATTTGGGGAGGGGGGAGTATTCGAGTATAAGGTTCATCTCTTGTAACTTAGCCCAATTCCCCTCACTCTACATCAGTCTGTTTCATAACAGATTTCTGTTATAGTTGTTGTAAGTTAGTTACAACAACCAATCCCTACATATAGCAAACTGTAAGTGAAATAGATGTAACGAAATACAAACTCGAATTCTATtatctctttctctctctctctcttctctcttctctctctctctactCTTCTTCACTATGTCATTACCAATTCTAATATTCTCTTCTCATAAAATTTCCTTTCTTCCTAATATTAAAAAGAATTGTAGAACAGGATCATAACATAGGAAAAAGTTTCCATTTACAAAGAGTAATACTATATGTATTACTATCTGCAACTGTTTTAAATAACAACATACAAACCATGCCAACAAATATCACTCATTATCATTAAAAAAAAATACTAGATTCCTACAAGTTATGATGTACACAGACAAAACTTGACTAAACTCGTGTGACATTGTATCGACTTCATACTTTATTGAGCTGCCATCATGACATGTCATAGATGAAATGCCTACATCATGCATTTCAAAGGATTATGCAGAATCAATAAAAGAAATCGTGTAAAAGCTTTTAATATTACCAACACAATTAACTTTAGGACTGAAATCCTCTGTGGCAATTTGCTCTCGATAACTCTTGAAACCTTCAATCACAACCTTAAAAAGTTATACAAATACAAGTTCATCAGAAGTGCATTTAGCAAGGAACAAACTCCATAAGGCAACAATAAAAAGGATATCTAAGAAGAAGAAAGTTGAAATGcaaaagaaataataataataataataaaaccAAATGTTATATTACAGTAGAAGTAAATGcaaacgaaaataaataaatgtatCAAAGCACAATTACCTGCTTAATGAACATGATGAAACTATATCATAAGCAAAACCTACAAGAGCAAACAAATAAACTTCTTTTAGCATAATCAAATAAGAAGCACACTCCAAAATTTTACACAAGCATTCTTGAACAACAGCGGCAATATATATGCAAAAACAGAAGACAAATATAACATCAAAATTCACAATTGAATTCAAAAATCACAAATCACGATCCTTCATGACGTAAGCATATGCATATTCACATAAGCAGTAAAGCAATGGTAAGCTCATAAACGACACATAAGTAATTTTAGCTCTAAAATCAGAAAAAAGCATCACGGATATGAAAAATCATGCTCGAAACAATGGAAGAACAAAGTGGTATTGAACTTATTATCACCGAAATCAAGTAGCTAAACGATAAATCAAAGTAAAAAACGTTTCAGAAATGGTTTTAGGGTTTCAAAAAAATTTGATTGAAAGTGAGGGGGAAAATAGCACAGAGAAATTACGAGAGAAAAAAATACACATGTGAAGAAATTGACGGGAATTGATCTCTAAGTTAAAGTTGAAGAGAGGGAGAAAACGTACCAGAGAGAGTTCAGTAGAATTCAAGTAGCAAAGTTGAttctttccattttttattttatattagCTTGTTCTTGGGTGTGAAGGATAAGCCGTGCGCTACGTGTGTGAGTTTTAGCACAATGTTATTCGGGCAACGTGGAGGGAATGAGGGGAAAAAGCGCCAAAAATTAGAtaaattttttttgtttttgtttcttatcaaataaaaaaaaaaactgATTGGGCAACAAGAAAAAGTGGACAAAAATGTCAACTTTCTTTCTTCATTCTTATCGTGTTACTGTCACTTTAAGTTGACAAACGAAATATTCTcaattcatttttttaataagtTAAATTTAAGATGAGAAGATGATATACTATTCcaaattataattttttatcTCAAGTTCAAGAATTTCTTTATTCCCCTCCTCAACATAAAGGTGTTATACATCTTCGATTCAAAACTTTATATGAAGTCATTTTGATATTTGTATGGTAGCTATATTGTAGGCAAATTCAACCAAGGATAAATGATCTTTCTAATTTTTCTCCGTTTTCTAAAACACATGCCCACAACATATTTTTGAGGGTTTGAATCGTCCTTTCAGTTTGCCCATATGTTTAAAGATAATTCGGCATGCTCAGGTTTAGATATGTCCTTATAGCATGATGAAATGTTCCCCAAAATCTCGAAGTAAATTTTGGATCCCGGTTAAAGACAATACTAGAAGAAACATCATGCAACTGCATAATTTTTACGATAAATAATCTTACGAAAAGGACAATCTTGTGTATAGTCTCTACGGCCAAGAAATTGGTTGATTTGGTTAGCCTGACCACGATCACCCAGATCGAGTTGTGTCCATCGAGTGTACGAGGTAATCCTACTACGAAGTCCATCAAAATATTTTCCCATTTCCATTCGGGAATCTCCAACAATTGTAGCATACTGTCGCTACTGGGGTTTCAAAATGAAGGAACCGGGCAGACTATTTAAaagaaaacagaagagtcgccaccgaattttattgGATTTCCTCTATGGGAGATGAGAGGGAAAATAAATGATAAAACCCTCAAAAAAGCATGCACACAGGAAGTGCAAAAGATACGAATAAAGAATTGGTCTCGCAACTGATATTTGGGTTCGGAAGTCAgttacgcaagggaaaggtattagcacccctcatgtccaTGGTATTTCATGGAAACCATTTAGGTTGTCTGCGTATGTGGGTATTTATTTGTTTATTAAGTTTATTTTCTAAAGAGTTTGAAAGAATTGAGTTTTGGatttttattattgtgctcgccaatTATTGTGGCctttgtgcctacgtatcactcatccGGTGATGAAAAATCATAGTTTCGTAGTTCAGAGTAAAAAATatgtgtgttggttgatttttttacctttgagaaaaggaTTTTCAGAGTGGTGTTCTAAGGCACAAAAAATgaggtttgatgggttgtgttgattttaccttgaataagggtttatgaaaataatgtttatgattagattgcactaaagtctatgggcggaggtgaaaattctagacaaacaagtcaggcgtcttgtgtccaaaataatcagagtaagggtagaAAAGCTCCATTCTTACTCACTCTCCAtcacttaaggctcgtgacgcACAATACTTATTGTAGTTTTATTGTATTttaaatttgattatgaaaatatCGCTTGATGTTGAATCAAtggtttgtttatttgattatgaaattgggtAATGTAACGGACAtacaaagtaaccaacaagaaagt includes these proteins:
- the LOC127117963 gene encoding structural maintenance of chromosomes protein 3; translated protein: MFIKQVVIEGFKSYREQIATEDFSPKVNCVVGANGSGKTNFFHAIRFVLSDLFQNLRNEDRHALLHEGAGHPVLSAFVEIVFDNSDNRIPVDKEEVHLRRTIGLKKDEYFLDGKHITKTEVMNLLESAGFSRSNPYYVVQQGKIASLTLMKDSERLDLLKEIGGTRVYEERRRESLKIMQDTGNKRKQIIQVVQYLDERLKELDEEKEELRQYQHLDKERKSLEYAIFNKEVQDARQKLAEIEEARTKVSEISAKKYNEVLDAHEKSKDLESNLKDITKELQSFIKEKEVIEKQRTKAIKKHTELELDAKDLREKISGNIRAKADAAKQLKILENKIQGSMDELDKISPSYDDLVQKEKDITKRIMEREKKLSILYQKQGRATQFSSKAARDKWLQREIKDLERVLSSNTTQEKKLMEEIERLKDEIHGCDENVQNRRSNITSMESQIAQSREGFNIYKEKRDRLHDKRKSLWNQENGLTAEIDKLRAEVEKAEKSLDNAIPGDVRRGLNSVRKICKSYNISGVHGPIIELLNCDEKFFTAVEVTAGNSLFHVVVENDDKSTEIIKHLNRQKGGRVTFIPLNRVNAPRVTYPQSSDVIPLLKKLNFKHDYTPAFSQVFARTVICKNLDVASKVARTNGLDCITLEGDQVSKKGSMTGGFYDHRRSRLKFMNMIKQNADNIHDREEKLEKVKFEIQEIDQEINELVAEQQKADAQCAHYKSEIVELKRDIENSNKQKQVVSKALAKKEKSLVDVQNQIEQLKASIAMKKTEMATELIDHLTPEEKRLLSDLNPEIKDLKEKLVACKADRIEIEARKAELETNLTTNLRKRKQELEAVISSVDDDSLVVDAELKKRELNDAKTSVDDASIQLKSVSDSINKRTKQITKIKDEMNKLKSLEDEYERQLQEEAKELEQLLSRKNTNSAKEEEYTKKIRELGPLTSDAFEMYKRKNVKELQKKLHSCNDQLQKFSHVNKKALDQYINFTEQREELQKRQAELDAGDEKIKELITVLDQRKDESIERTFKGVARHFREVFSELVQGGRGYLVMMKKKDGDHDDDDEQDEDGPREANPEGRVEKYIGVKVKVSFTGQGETQSMKQLSGGQKTVVALTLIFAIQRCDPAPFYLFDEIDAALDPQYRTAVGNMIRRLADIANTQFITTTFRPELVKVADKIYGVTHKNRVSRVNVISESDALEFINQDQTQNAE